The genome window gtccatataagatacagacaaaaacacagacaatacaataaaaacaacacaacaagtaggtttaaaacacttaaattttaagttcacttcacttaaagtttaaaacttcttctcatttttatattgatcccatccaacaaaatgatgttcattcagcaagacttttttggtccatgtctaaaaataaatacattcgacatgtgattttgttgtttgtctttttattttatttttgccagtgccatacaaCAACAgtgcttggggatgtggtcttttacaaatttgaaaatactgtaagaatgtcacttttatagaattggcttctttattttataatgtatgattaatgtctacatcaacaaatgttaaccgtAGAATCGTATCATTCAtacactgtatcgaatcgtatcgaatcgttctgtattaaaaatatatcgtttttgaatTGTATCAtaacccgtgtatctagatacgtatcgaatcgtctatcacagagagattcccaaccctactaaaaatgttaaaactaCATTTTGAGACACAACattaatattttgaaaattcTAACTTACAGTTGCGCGTTTTGGTTTCCTCCGCCATTGCTGCCATTGACACTGGTCTGTGAGAAATGCATTctgggatacctggctgtcaAAAGTCCACACAAGTCACCTCCCGATGCATCCCCGATGGAATGGGCAGAGTAAGTTCACATTCGGGCATTTGGACTGTACTTGGCTGGATGTggactttgaattggaacagtacttGCAACTGATGACGTttcacaagtccacaagaacacaagtacaGGCAAGAACACAGATTGAGAAATGCTGATTGTAATTattgctgcattcatgtgctcctgGCAAGGTCCCATTTTCCAAGTTGGGAATCATTCTTCTGACACATCATGGATGCTACAAAGAGGATGTGTTGTATTTAATTGCTCAGAGCATTTAAACATGTTGAAGCTTCATATTACAAGTTTTTGTCCCAGACATGTTGCTGCAACAGAACATCCCCTAAAACTACTACAATTTTGTTTGACTAATGGTAATAAATAACCTTTCCAAATAATCtagctgactgtgtgtgttacagCCTGATAACATACAgtattaaaaaatacatgtgagcaaaaaatgtaaatgcaacatATGAATTAATGAAAAGTTTATTGCCATCAGCCAAACATTTACTTTTGTCTGCTATGTTTCCTCATATATTATGCCAACTTGGCAACTCATGTAGCTACAAGTTTTCAAAGACTTCCCAAGTTGTTCTGACTTGAAGGGGCGTTCAGGGCTTTCCCTGTCGGAAatgaattttttcaaattattctgACATTGCATTAATGCAGGATCCCActgacatttttctgtcttgttCCAGTCACAGGATGAATAGCGAAAATCACTCCCATCCAGCAGGATTCCCACAACCTACAGGACCAGCCTCAGtagataataatataataactcagatagctcagttattatttcattatataAAAAGTGGCCTTTTATGTGTagtttgatttatttcttttgtCCCTGAGACAGATTTTGGACATTCAACCCTGCATAAATTagaatttttatatatttatataacatTGACTTTGAAtgcaaatgacacattttaatgaaatgtatCATTTGTAGtaaaatctgatcaggttttgtaccttgtccactttttcTGTTGGGATGGGCtgtagactgacttggcagagttGGCTGCCAACATGTTTTTAGTGGTCTTGCCACTTTAAGTGTTGACGAACTCGGACAACAGGTCTTTGTTAAACAGTCAAAGTATAAGGTGTAAgaaaacccaaaatgtaatgtcctcatatgaggacacagggtcacAGGAGgtttaatattgtaaacatgaaGGTCATTTGCAAATAGATTTCACTGGTTTTGCATTGTTGATTACTGAGAGGGCATCAGGAATAAGTGTCATTTCATCTACTTAATAATCACCATCTACCAGCTGTCCTGAGTGTTCCCACCCCTCTTTGTGTCCTGATCCTTCACCTGTGTGCACATCTTCCCCTCATCAGCCCTTTAACCTCCTCAGTATAACCTGTGTACCTGCCCAGTATCTCTCCTTTGCCATGTTTTCTGCTGTAGCTCCTGGCTTTGTTTCTTGCCTGTTTTTGATCTGCTTGTGTGATCCCCTTTGGTTTCGTTTGCCTCTGCTGACTCTGCACCTCGAATCAGAGTATCTGTTTATACTGACTACTGATCAGGCACCAGTGGTCTGTTCTTCCCAAATTTGACTCTGTATTTACAAGGGATCGCTGTGGCAGTAGAGCTTAAAACAGTAGAATGTAactgataaaagaaaaaggaaaacgTGTTTAATGTTGTCACATTTTGCCTAAAACCTGATCTATGTAAAAAGGTCTGTATCAGTGCCATAAGTGTTTTGGTGTTTGAGATCAGTGCGTACTACTGACAAATGAAAGCCTGCCTTTATCCTACTTGAGCTGTCTTCCCAGCCTCAGTTTTGAATTGTAACACTGACTGGGTGCCACTAGGTGGCAGTATTGTCTAAACATTTGATAGCAGTGTTCAAGGATACAGGAGGGAAGTGGACATGTTGTTGGTTAGACTACAGATAATCCATGCAATGCCATGTATTTTGTAATTCATGTCAAAGGTATTTGAAAACTGAATATAGCTGAAATGTGCTTCTAGACTCTCTTTAGTGCAGTGTCACATTGGTGTCCAGCCACTGCTATGTGTGCGTATCATATCACTGGGTCAAAATGGACACAGTCTGGGTCACTACAGCACCAATGAGCCACAGTTAAAAATTGATTGTTGTACAAAACAATGTGTACATGTTCAAAACAGCAAAGGAAACAGATTATATTAGCTAACAATAACTGACATGTAAATTAATTAGATTATAACAGTTTGCAACTGGAGCTGCAATGATAAGTCGATTGTagttgtagttgttgttttcaattattacattaattaactaatttgataatcaattaattggTTTAAGAgattttcaagaaaaaaaaagctaaaattctctgattccagcttcctAAATGTGATGTCAGACCAACGAGAGagtgaaaaagagaaatgaaagaaaCAATAAGAGGCAAGAGCTGGAGAGAGTATTTCAAGGTAATACAGAGAAAAATGGATGTGGGAGAAGACTGATGATGAGAGAGAAGATTTAAGGAAAGTTGGAAGAGAAAATGGAGAGAGGGAAATGAGGGTGATGAATATAAAGGGggcaagagagagaaggaaaagcAGAGGTTAGACAAGGGGTGGAGGTAAAGGTGAggatgaaagagagacagagaggtagggagaggtggagggatggatgtaaaaaaaaaaaaagatatcaaaATGAGTGAATGAGAGTTCCAGATGTAACTGGGGCTGTCAACCAGGCTCAGTTTGTCAGTTTGTTGCTGTGGCAGCAGCAATGAAGCTGAAAAGCACTGCAAGACTGACATCTAGTGGAAAGGAAACTAACAGCAGCTTATCTGTATTTATGGGCTGGGTGGTACCACTCTGGTCAGTCTTGTACCATGAAATCTGCTTTCTCAggcatgaaaataaatgaaactttgcacatagtCCAATGCCAAACTTCCTCAACTAAAAATTTGCTTATAGTCCTGATAGTGGCACTACTGCAACTAAAGTCTAAAATGTACTGACTACTAAAATGTAGTCCAAATACAGCCAAAATTTTACACACCTGGATCTGGCAGGAATGATGAAGCTTAACagcctgtttttgcagaaaCTGTAAACAAATTACATCCATCTCATCTAATATTTTTTGTTCTGTCAACACCAAATTCACAACCCAAAATCTTTAGACTGTCCTCTACAAACGATCCAGCCAGGTTTTTGCAATATCACAGATTGATCCCACattacaaaatgttttagtaCAAACAACATAAAGAGCGACAACAAATTCTCATTACATGAATCTCCAGTGTTCACTGAAAAACAGGACAATATTTTGACATCATGGTAGGACTACTTTGGTCAATTTCAAAAATATATCTCAAAAGCTGAatttttgacaatattttgacttttatcCTCATGTAAACTATCAACATCAACGGGAATAAGTGCATCTTTACACATCAGTTTGTGTATTATGAAGCAATCAGTCCTGTCGTCCTGTtaactgatttttatttatttattttttttaacagtagtTTAAACTATGTCTTTATATGCAACCCTTGTGTCATTGTGAAGCCAGTATGTAGTTTCTCACCTGGCAGGAAGCTCAATAAAATCTTGATTTGCCCTTGGGGTCTAAGGTTGTAAGTTTGAGTCCTGATGCCTACTGAAGCATTGTCCTGTGTTGGTTAGAGATAAGTAATTTCTAAGATATTTTTAATTCAATAAGTTTAAGTTATGGCCAGGATTGGTGCATCTCTGTGATCTACTTGTTTACTGCCCAGCTACAATGTATGACAATAAAAATGAAGTAACTGAAGCAACAAATTTTATCTTCAGATCAGACATTTTATTCCATACAAGTGCAATTTATTGTagaaatttaaacaaaattaattCCATGATCAGATAAAGTAATTGTAGTGAACCAAGTAGATTAAGACAGTGTCAGTACATTAAATCAGCCGTCTCATGGTGCATAACTATAACACCTGCTCCACAGGTCGCATCTGAATGTCGCCAATCTAAAAGTAAAGACATGTAAAGGTTATCTCAGTATGTGTCGATTAATGATATGTCAGCAGTGAAATAGCAAAGGTTGAACACGTGTGATAAGTCACAATAGAAAGCACATGAACTGACATACCTGCACATGGGGAGGGGCACTTAGGACATATGTTACAGCATTTGCAACATCTATTGCTTCCAAAGGCTGTAAGAGAAGTGAaaggtgaaataaaaatatgtacTGCTTAAATGGTTCAGATACTTCTTCTATTCTGGTGAGAATGTAGGAATAATATTTTACCCTAAATTTAGTGTATACAGCAGCAGCTTTGTCAGCATTGTCACTGTAGAGACGTGAAGCAAATTCTGTCACCACCACACCAGGagaaacacactgcaaaaagaGTGGATCATATCAGACATGAACAAACTTTCTGAAATACCGTGCTCTTATAACAGCCAATACTGgtgttaatgatgctgtggtAGATTTTAGATTTATCTTTAGACATGTTAATTGTTTGATAAAGCACAATGCAGAGTTGcaggtgtgtaaatgtgtagggtaaaaagtattttttaggATCTCTTACTGTGGCCCTGATGTGGGTGTTTGCTTCACGCAGCTCCTGTCTCAGACCCTCCGTCAGGGCCATCACAGCGAATTTGGTGGAGCTGTAGAAATGTACATCAGTACTGGGGACAACACGATGTCCGCTCATGCTGCAACAGAAGAAGATACATGAGATGCAGGAAGAATTAACCAGCACCAGCATTTATTGATATGATCTCAGTCTCTAGTagttgtaaatgtaaaaaaaaaaaaaaatgtaaatttgacTGATTTGTTCTCGAGAATTATCATTTAAAGTGACAGTtaaccccaaatcaaaaatacatacagtCCCATGCAAAACTATTGGAACGCAGGgacatttcctctgttttttgttgtacaCTGAAGACATTTGGGTTTCAGATCAAAAGATTAATGTGCGACAAGAGTTCAGaaattcagcttttatttcctggTATTCAAATCTAGATGTGTGCAGAATGAATTCAGAAGCCACTTTACAGAGAAATGCATCCGAACTAATCGGGAGGAAATTCCTAATGCAGCAAGACAATGATCGAGAACACAGTGCCAACACAACAAAAGTTAAAAGAAAGGtgtagactggccaagtcagtcacCGGACCTTAACCCTgtgaaccctgagcaaattagcttgaatttcttttaaaaacatgggatgAAAACAATGAGCAACggaagaagaaatgacccacaaatttgcaaaaaaaatcagtaaaaaagagaaaattaaaacaagaaaaatagcttaaaaaaaggaagaaaataaaaaccaaacaaacaaggaaatgacatAGAAAGAGTGCTAAAAAATTATAGTAATTCtacaacataattttaaaatgtaaaaatattaattattataaatatttttttttccaatttttttattttcaaaaaataattttctgaatctatttttttctatttctatattctttttttttttttttttttaacaatttgtgACACATTTCTTCTTAAGTtactcattgccttttttcccatgttttcaaaagaaaaccaatttgctcagggttcaaaggtttaaatacttgtggAAGGCACCTGAAAGCAGCACAGGATaagtgatgttgctccaggtttcaaagggttaacccAATACAGCATGCTCTTCACTTTCTGAAGAGGAGactgggttcaaacaaaaggtacTATGTCCTCCTGAGTTGTTGAACACATCTAGATGTAAATACCaggaaatatatataatattctgaactcttgtctcatattcaccCTTTGGTCTGAAACTCAAATGTGTTCTGTGTACATGAACAGCTCTACTTTGGTCCATACATGGGTGATGCTTTATTATACTTATCAGAATAAGATGATAAAATACACAGCTCTATTGAGTAATGTTGCCATAGTGGAAATTTGAATAGAGATGATAATAATATTTGAAATTTTAGTCTAAAGGAAACAGATTGTGGGACAGGCCCTGAAATATTAATTAAACTTACTGTACTTCACAAAAACTGTACCTGTTTAAGTTTATGATGTGCCCATCGtcaacatttctttctttcattgaCTGATACGCTTCACGGGTGCATATAGACAATGCAAGAACATTCACCTGCAAGACACAGAGAAGGAAAGCAACAAGTTAAGACATCAATACCTTCCAGTAAATGGCCTCTAGTCTGATGGTGGAGAACAACTGGCAACAGAAATTCCAATCATACACAGAGAGGTAACTCAACCATTCGTTAACATACACAAGAAAACTgctattttagccattttgaaaacTATAAATGAGTCAGCCTAAAGGTGTAGGAGACATTTCCCTTTTTTCAGTTGATACTGAACTCAGTTAAAACCTGTTCTGCCTGGGATAGGCTCAGGTTACacatatgaatgaatgaactcaaTGTTTCCTTTTAGATTTGCtgcatgttttctttgtgtgcaATTTGTTTTGCTTAGAGGTCACTGTATCTGAAAACGTGAAGCTTTACTGATCTATAATCTTGTC of Epinephelus lanceolatus isolate andai-2023 chromosome 4, ASM4190304v1, whole genome shotgun sequence contains these proteins:
- the LOC117260047 gene encoding dehydrogenase/reductase SDR family member 11-like, which translates into the protein MDRWRGRVALVTGASVGIGAAIAKELVRYGMKVVGCARDVEKIQKLAAECQSAGHSGVLVPFKCDLNNEEEILSMFAAIKAQHKGVDVCINNAGLAHPESLLDGKTSGWKNMLDVNVLALSICTREAYQSMKERNVDDGHIINLNSMSGHRVVPSTDVHFYSSTKFAVMALTEGLRQELREANTHIRATCVSPGVVVTEFASRLYSDNADKAAAVYTKFRPLEAIDVANAVTYVLSAPPHVQIGDIQMRPVEQVL